In Setaria italica strain Yugu1 chromosome IX, Setaria_italica_v2.0, whole genome shotgun sequence, the genomic stretch TTGTGTGGGGGCTAGCTATGCTTTGCTTGCGTTTGGCGCTGCATGGTGTGGTGAtctctctgatgatgatatCTATCTGTCGATCCGgaggtagctagctagctagctgatgACGATGGAGTGGGTTCCATAGTATCTAAATATCCACTACTGATGAAAGGAAACCATCATCCTTTTTGCGCGAAGAAAAAAAGGGGAGGGGAAGAAAGCAGATCGAGGGAGGGTGTGCGTGGCACAGTGCACCGGGATATGATCGTTTCGGTGGCGGGTTGCGGTAGGACCGAAAGTTCCAACGCGACAGGGCGACAGCGACGGCGCATCGACCACAAACTGTCTCGCCGCATGCGTTCTTCTTTCTCCCCCACTGTGCAGTGCTAGCTGCTCACGCAAATTCCTTCACGGAATCTGACATTCaaatatgcatgcatgtatatatgctAGTTGCAGAGTTTTCCCCTACCATAGTACTTACTCGATCACTGTTGCTAATTGTTCAAAGAGCAACAATAAAACTTGGCATGTGCGCGCATGCATGTACTAGCAAGGAGCAGAACTGAACTGTGACCACGATCAGGTGAACGTACACGTGAGCTTGTGATCGAGTTGGGGTGCTGACCAGATGGAGCCGGTAGCTAGTGGTCGTAGTCGTCACAGGCTCTCTAGCTAGGTAGAGACAAGCTGCTCCATTCCTCGGACCCCCTGGCCTGATCCACCAAAGTACAGGGCGCCACTCCAGCCGCAGCCACACACGCACTACCACACACACCACCACGTACGCCCATGTGCTCCCACTGCCTTTTCCTCCAAAACAACAACGCCGGCCGCGGCATGGCGTGGCCTAGCGCCTTTAATAATTGGCATGGCAGCCACACTCCCTTGTCACTCACCACCGCATCGATATACTACCggacatgcatatgcatgctttCTTTTTCCATCGCGATGGGACCTCTTGCATACATGCCTGATGTCTccgtcgatcgatcgatctccatGTATCCTGCTTCCAGATGTTCCCATATGAGCCAGATGGATAATGGCTGCATATCCACTTAAGTTTGTAGTGGTCCTTGAATTATATTGATCATTTGCTTCACTTGATGTGTATGGCATTTATCGGCATCAACTGATGAATAATGCAGACATCGAGCCTAGGCGTGTGTTGTAGCTGTCGGTCCCGTGAACTGAAGCTGATGCTTCGAGCCCGAAGCCTACAATGTTGCCGCTAAGCTCGCTAGATTGCTGTTGGATCCGCGCGCACCGGTACGGCCGGTCTCGCTACATCGTCGTGATCGACGGGTAGCTTTCGGCCGGCCGTGTAGGCTCGCGCGACCGAGCCAGGCGATCGGCCCATCGTGCACGCGCGCCGCCCGTGTGGTCTCTTTCCCGTCTCGCGGGGCAAAGGGGGCTTTGCCATCTCGCACGCACGTGGGCGATTGATCCCGGCCTCCTCGCGATAGCGACGGCCGGCGGGGTCTCTGTTGATTAGCGCTCGCGCTGCGGATTATGTGAGTGATTAAGATGGTGGTTAGTGATGGTTTGGAATGTGTTTTTGCAGGGTGGAGAGCTTCATCGAGCACCAGGACGCGTGCAACTCCGGGCGGATGCGCGGCGAGGTGGTGCCCGTGCCGTCGACGCTCCCGGTCAtccgtcccgccgtcccgcggCACCcgcccgcggtggcgccgccgccggagctccagctcctgccggcctccacggcggcgccgctgaCCGCCGCGACAACCGCCTCGTTGTCGACCGTCACCACCACAACTACCTCGTCCGCCCACGAACAACCCCAcgtggcgacgacgacgaagctGCAGCTCTCCATCGGCCCCGTCATCACCGCGGCCTGCTCCAACGGTGCCGTTGCTGCCGCTgccatcggcgaggaggaggacgccgaggaGCTGAGGCGCGcggtggaggagaaggcggcggcggacgcggcgcgggagcgggcgcgcgaggaggccgcggcggcggagcgcgcgCTGGAGGAGGCCCGCCGCGCGCggcagcgggcgcgggcggaccTCGAGAAGGCGTGCGCGCTGCGGGACCACGCCGCGCGCCTGCTGGCGCAGGTCACCTGCCACGCGTGCCGCCAGCGATCGCTCGTCGCCATGTCCttggccgtcgtcgccggcgagggacACGGCCACGGCGGGCCCGCGGTGGCCTGCGACCCCATGAGGGGAGGAGGCGTTGGGGCCGCAGGCATCTAGCGCCATGCACAGCGCAACAGCACGGGCCGAGTTTGTGTACGTAGATTCGTAGGCCTCGTCGATCGTGTCGTCTGGCGATTAAGCTAAGATAGCAATGCTCTGCACTGCATGTAGCTAGCTACGCACGCCCTTGGTTTTTAGGGTGCTTCAATTTGCTACTTTGGCCACGTCAATCTCCCACCATAAGTTCTTCCTCTACTTTCTCGTGATGCTCTCTTGTGAAGTGTCTATGAGATTCCACTCGAAGTtgtgatcatgcacaagaaagCAAGGGTTTAGACCATCTTTCCTCAAGCTTCCACCGCCCCGGGTTCTTTGCTGCTTTCTACACGTTGATGTGGCATCGTCCTTGCCTgcggccgccgccattgcccTTCACGTTCCTAGACCACCGCCGGTCAACTATTGCCCATCCCTCCCTCTATATGCTCGAGGGTTTGGTGACACGAGCACTAAACTCAGCAAGACACGGATGGAAGTTGGTCGGGGCATGAAACATGGAGTACATCACACATTGGATTGCATTAGTAAAGAGATCCTGTTGCTTATACTTCAATATCCTTTTTGTGCGAATGCTATTACGTCCATATGTGTCTGTATAGTAGACATTGACCGCTCTCCCAAGTTCATGATTTTTGTTATAAATAAAGAAGAGAGAATAACATCTaagccttttttttctcttgaggTTTACCAGCTTTTCTTTCTAAACATAGTATGAACCAGTCCGACATCATATCTTGAGAATAACGAAGTCACTATGGGTAAATATGTGTTGATGGGTATGTAGATGTAGCCTACCAATGAAACAATAATTATCCAAAATTACAAGCATATGTGCTGAGTCAAAAACTCAAATTTGTTAGGCACACGTCTTACAACAATGAACCTAACAAATTGAGATCAAATCGCAAGATTTTACTATCTGTTATTTCTTGTGTTCTCATAATGATAGGAAATGGTTCCTTTACTTTTAGGTTTTAATATTTGTTAGTAGCTTGATTTTAATTTTCAAAAGTGCAAATCGATTATTATGTTCAATTTCCATGCATTTGTTCTCGAGGGGAAAAAACCAGTAGATTTCCTTGGAATAATAATCGAAACTTTTGCTAGATGAAGCGGCATGCCTCGCTTTATTGCAAAGCTGGGAGAATAATCTAAGCTTTGTGGAAAGTACTATGTTAGGGAAAATAtaggttaaaaaaaaacatgacaaATTGACAAGTTTGCGCAAGAAGCCAAGAGCAAAAAATGGATGAATACGTGGGCCTCCGATGCGGTACTGGACCGGGTTGCTTGCTAGTTGCTACAATGCTACTCGTCGGCGGATTGGCATCAGTGCGTCCCTGCAAAAGTCGGCATTGCAACAGCAGGATGGCCTTCCTTTTGCAAAAGGAACCAAAAAACGCCTTTACCCCTGGCCTGCGTTCTTCACGTGCACAGCTTTTACCGCACGGCTACGCCATTCAGTGCCAGAGGCCAGAGCAATCCATTTCATCCGGAGCTGAATGCTCTGTAAAAAACACAAGCCATGAGTCCATGACCCTTTTTACTGCAGAGAATATGCTCTCTCTCGCCTGGGGAGGTGCGCCCGGGCTTTTATACCTTGGTAAGTTCACAAATTTGCCTCTCTTTTCTTTACCTCAAGAAGAAATTTGCAACATCGCGAACCCGAGTACAACTCCTTTTCCTCCTAAAAACCCAGGGAAAATGATGTTGCTCTGATGAGATTGACGACGTTGTTTGACCAAGCTAGAAAGCAAATATTCCCTAGACACCGCCCTACCAAGCATCTAGCTAGAGTGCAAGCTCGGTGATGCTCGGCGATGTCCGATGTGGTAGCAGTTCCATAAAGCTGAGATGGCGCAATGATACCCTTACAAACTTGCTTTTGTTTTCGCAGATTTTGATGTTGTACCAACGTAAGCGAGCATTGCAAGTCTGCAACACGTACAAACATCTGGTCCTACTCCTGCAAGCATCCGGCCTGTTGCCTGCCGAGCCAAAGCTAGGCCTGCGGCTAATTCTGTCAGCGGCTGGCTATTCATGACTCGTGAGGATCCGAGCATGCCGAGCGGTTGGTTACTTGGGTGCTCGGTTTTTCCGAGAGGATTAGACGACGCAGCTGGTGTGCTCCGTGCTCGCATTGCCCGTGGCAGCCGCGAGCAAGTGTAGAGACGCCGCCGGAACGGACGGGTCGGCAACAGGGGATGGGTGCAGGCCCGCAGATTTCGGCGGCTTTGCGGCGCTCTGCACGACTGCACCCAGCCCGTGCGGTCTCTTTATCCTCTCGCAGGGCAGAGGGGCTTTGCCATCTCGCACGTACGCGGGGGATCCCGGCCTCCTCGCGACAGCGACGGCCGACGGGGTCTCTATTGAGTAGCGCTTGCGCTTACGATGTTGTTTGACCAAGCTAGAAATGTACATACAATTTTTACAAAACAGTTTGAATTTTCATTGGCCCACTAGGAAAAATCGCACGAAAATGGTGACCGGTGCCTGGCAGTTCGCACGCACGGCTTCGGCCGCCGGCCCAGCACCGCTGTGCCCAGCAGGCCGATGCCCGCCGGCACTACCCGGTGGCGCTCGTATATATGGGTCTCAGCTACCAACCCTCGCGGTGGTGCGCGTAGTTAGGCGTgcgtgcaaaaaaaaaaaaaaaaaaaaactggccgGAGAGACTGCGCAGCCCTGGGCTCTCGTGCAGGAAAAAAAACTGCGCAGGCCAATGTGAACACACCATAAGAGGGTCGCATGTACcgacttttttttgtttttagtcctttttcgaaagattctcacaaatacgtccCTGGTGAaatcaattccaaaaatggacccttagcttggcgccatccacgctggcgccaagcttacacgcctcggcgccagccatcctggcgccaaggtccatgcgcagctgctgatgcGGAATCCGACGTGGTGGGGACTTCGCCAtccatgatggcgccaagccttggcgccgtggatcttggcgccacgcttggcgccatccatgatgGCGCCGAGCAATTTTGCCTCTTGGCGTTTCGAACGAGAAActaagtataattattccgaggagcaTGCAACAAACTCCACTCTAGTTCAACTGGCTAGGATATGGGCTTCTTATCCTGAAGACCTGAGTTCAAACCCCTGTGTTGAATCTAACGTTTCAACAAAACAGGATCAAGCGTGAATTCATAtcgatctgcaagaagcaaaagaaggaaaaaggccTACTTGCTAGCAAGCTAGCTTCTCTGTTGGATCAACAGTTCAAAGATGATAAAGTTTAATTTGCAAGTATATATCCTCCGAAAATCTTACTCCAAGATTCTATCAGCAAATTAATAGACGTGACAAAGCAGTCATATCTCTCACAGTACGGCATTTACATCCAGAAccgaaaggaaagaaaagttaAAAAGGAGTTAGATCAATTCATCACATCTcgacaaggacacacttgctaATAGCGATGGAAGCCGAACAAACCGGCTTTCACCCCATTACAAGTTTCGTCACGGCAATACgtgtattatatattttttctcgGTAATTTTGAATCAAGAAAGCAAAGTGAGGAATTTTGAATCAAGAAAGCAAAatgaggagaaggagaagcaagtGAAGGAAGtgggagaaaaaaataaaatgtagaaaaaagaTCCAACACAGGGGTTTGAACAGTTCAAAGATGATAAGTTTAATTTGCAAGTATATATCCTCCGAAAATCTTACTCCAAGATTCTATCAGCAAATTAATAGACGTGACAAAGCAGCTATATCTCTCACATTATGGCATTTACATCCAGAAccgaaaggaaagaaaagttaAAAAGGAGTTAGATCAATTCATCACATCTTGACAAGGACACTTGCTAATAGCGATGGAAGCCGAACAAACCGGCTTTCACCCATTACAAGTTTCGTCACGGCAATACgtgtattatatattttttttcttggtaaTTTTGAATCAAGAAAGCAAAGTGAGGAATTTTGAATCAAGAAAGCAAAgtgaggagaaggagaagcaagtGAAGGAAGCGGGAGAAAAAAagtaaaatgtagaaaaaagaTCCAACACAGGGGTTTGAACAGTTCAAAGATGATAAGTTTAATTTGCAAGTATATATCCTCCGAAAATCTTACTCCAAGATTCTATCAGCAAATTAATAGACGTGACAAAGCAGCTATATCTCTCACAGTACGGCATTTACATCCAGAAccgaaaggaaagaaaagttaAAAAGGAGTTAGATCAATTCATCACATCTcgacaaggacacacttgctaATAGCGATGGAAGCCGAACAAACCAGCTTTCACCCCATTACAAGTTTCGTCACGGCAATACgtgtattatatatttttttctcggTAATTTTGAATCAAGAAAGCAAAgtgaggagaaggagaggcAAGTGAAGGAAgcgggagaaaaaaaataaaatgtagaaaaaatatCCAACACAAGTGTTTGAACTTAGGTCTTCAAGATAAGAAGTCCACATCTTAACCAATTGAACTAGAgtgtagtttgttgcacactcctcgaAATAATTATACTTAGTTTCTCGTTTGAAACGCCAGGAGGTAAAATTGCTTGGTGCCATCCtgatggcgccaaggcttggcgccatcatggatggcgccaagccccccaCGTCGGATTCCgcatcagcagctgcgcatggaccttagcgccaggatggctggcgccgagacgtgtaagcttggcgccagcgtggatggcaccaagctaagggtccattttggaattggttccgccaggaacgtatttgtgagaatctttcgcaaaaagggctaaaaaacaaaaaagtcgggtCGCATGTAGGTCTAGGCCGCCATTCCGGAGAGActggccggcgacggggagggCGAAGCGAGCCAATTTGTCCATGCGCGCGCGCGTACTCGCGGCGGTTTCCATGCGATGAACTTGCTAGTTCGGTCTGTTTCGCGGCGCTCTGCCTCTGCGCTCGGTGCTTCTGCCGCGCCGCAAGCAATGTAGTAGTACTCCGTACATGATAACCATCTACTGTTTATTGTGTTTGGTGATCGGTAGTTCAGTACCCATGATCCTCCTTATTTAATTTGACACACTGGAAACTAAAGCAGCATTCTGTTGCAGCCACGACGGTCGCTTGCAGGAACGGGCCGGACAGGTGACAGAAAACGCGACGCGTTGGAAGCTCGTCGATCAGCCACGCATGGCAGGGCGAACGTCATATCTCGCCGTCCCAGAGCTCCTCGAGGGACTTGTACTGCCCGTTCTCGGAGACGTAGCGGCGGCCCTGGTTGATCTTCCGCTGGGGGATCTTGCTGATCCgctgcctctcctcctccgtcaGCTCCCAGTCCACAATGTCCAGGTTCTCCTTCATCCGCGACTCGTCGAAGCTCTTCACGATCAGGCAGTCCCCTTGCTCGTACACCCACCTCAGGCACACCTGTTGCAtccaaagattaaaaaaaaaacaccccGTCAGTGACCAGCTCATGCATTGCATCTCGATCTGTAATTGTAGGCGAGATGACGTGCCTGGGCGACGGTTTTGCCCTTAGACTTGGCGATCTCGTGCAGGACGCCGGAGTCCATCACCGAGTCGCTGCCCCAGTGCGTGCCCTTGGCGCCCAGCGGCGAGTAGGCACACAGCTGGATGCCCTTGTCCCTGCAGAACTCCCTCAGCTTCCTCTGTTGCCACACGGGGTTGATCTCAACCTGCATTTCCCGAAAGGTGAGCTTGCCAATGATCTCCATGTTACATTTCCACACTGGGTTGATTTCAACCTGCATTTCCAGCGTGTCAACAGACCTGGTTGACTGCAGGCGGGATGGTGGCGAAGGAGAGCAGGGTCTCGAGCTTCTTGCAGGAGAAGTTGCAGACGCCGATGGACTTGGCGAGGCCCAGGCGGTGGCACTCCTCCATGGCCGCCCACACGCCCCGCATGTCGAACGGCTCCAAGTCCTCCGGCGTGTAGGGGGCCGTGAACTTCCCGGCCTTCATGGTCACGGGCCAGTGGACCATGTACAGGTCCACGTACTCCATCTGGAGATTGCTGCATTGCAGCATATACAGGAACTCGTCAGAACCAAATCGTGATTATTCAGCAGTTTTGCACTGGCAAGGGAGTTTTAAATAAGTTTAGTCTGTTTCGTTTTGAACTATGGTTGTTTGACCGAGAGGTATTCGGGGGAAAACTCTTCATCTGCTGATCTGCAGATCTCCTACACGCTGACAGTGAAGTCCCTGTTGGAAATTCATGAAAACTGAATAGCATATGAATCCCCTACTTTCCTCAACTGTTTGAAAACATCCAACTATTCAGTATTCTCTTATGCAAGCTTGAGGACTAAAGTGAtataaattgatttttttttgcttccctATCCTAGCGTAGGGAAACAATCCATGCATAGAACAGAAAATTTTACAGTCCTTTTGAGGTGCCAAAATTGACACTAGCATAGCAAGCATGGTACTTCTTGGTCCCTCTGAAAAGAGAGTAAAAAAGAGCTCAGACGAAACATTACACCACATGCAACAAAGTGGGCCTTGGTGTATATGACAATAGGACAGCTGGCCGTGGCAGCCTGGCAGGCACGTCAGAATCTAACTGTTCCATCCAAATGTACTAACATGATACTCCACAGTCGAAGGGAAGAGATTaaaagcagaaaaaaaaacttatagAAGAAACGGCACGAAGGAACCACCACCAACTCCTTATACAGATTCTTGTCAGACATTTCGTTCAAAAAAGATTCTTG encodes the following:
- the LOC101757041 gene encoding LOW QUALITY PROTEIN: protein indeterminate-domain 16 (The sequence of the model RefSeq protein was modified relative to this genomic sequence to represent the inferred CDS: inserted 2 bases in 2 codons; deleted 3 bases in 2 codons) — protein: MALLVKSHHQMLGSSSTSSSSPSASRQPAAAAVAPPPPPPSSSCLTDQQPSPAKRKRRPPGTPDPDAEXVALSPRTLLESDRYVCEICGYGFQREQNLQMHPAAGTKVPWPPREAGAARPAARTAAPAPAVGNGTTGRGDDAAEARXFVCPEPSCLHHDPGHALGDLVGIKKHFRRKHGGRRQWVCARCAKGYAVQSDYKAHLKTCGTRGHSCDCGRVFSRVESFIEHQDACNSGRMRGEVVPVPSTLPVIRPAVPRHPPAVAPPPELQLLPASTAAPLTAATTASLSTVTTTTTSSAHEQPHVATTTKLQLSIGPVITAACSNGAVAAAAIGEEEDAEELRRAVEEKAAADAARERAREEAAAAERALEEARRARQRARADLEKACALRDHAARLLAQVTCHACRQRSLVAMSLAVVAGEGHGHGGPAVACDPMRGGGVGAAGI
- the LOC101757435 gene encoding probable NAD(P)H-dependent oxidoreductase 2, producing MYIYAVPVCIRTSTELRGVDTQKSQDTTPRAPRGLRLERVGDTMSAAGRSPCGLPRIGLGTAVQGPRPDAVRAAALRAMMLGYRHFDTAAHYATEAPIGEAAAEAVREGVVASRDEIFVTSKVWCADAHPDRVLPALRKTLSNLQMEYVDLYMVHWPVTMKAGKFTAPYTPEDLEPFDMRGVWAAMEECHRLGLAKSIGVCNFSCKKLETLLSFATIPPAVNQVEINPVWQQRKLREFCRDKGIQLCAYSPLGAKGTHWGSDSVMDSGVLHEIAKSKGKTVAQVCLRWVYEQGDCLIVKSFDESRMKENLDIVDWELTEEERQRISKIPQRKINQGRRYVSENGQYKSLEELWDGEI